A region of the Thalassoroseus pseudoceratinae genome:
GAACGTGGGCAGGCGATTGAACTGCTCGAAATCCAAGGCTGTATAAACGATGTCTTCGTGGCAACTCATATACGGGCCAAAGAATCGACGAAATTGGAGACCGGCCAAGACTCTGGTTTCGGTGTCCTCAACGTCACCAACAAAGCCGGGATCGTTTCGCCAACGATCAAAGTTCGATTCGTTGACGGCTCGGAAATTTGCATAGCTCCCCAAGATCGACCGCAGCGGCATGGCCGACGTTCGTAGCCCGATCATGAACGCTTCGCCAATCTTCTCGGCTGGCGGAAGTCGGCGTTTTTCTTCCAGAAACCATTCCGTCACGGTCTCGGCGGACATCTCACGTGACGGAACCCAAACGCCCTCCCGAATCGCATGATCGAACTGTTCTTGGGGAATCTGGTCTTCCAGTCGTGTTTCGCCGTCCATCCAACTTCGAGACGGAATATAGGATTTCGTATCGAGGTCGTAGAATACGCTGTATAACGTATGAAGAGCGTCTGCATCGACACCGCTTGCGGTCGCCAACCGGGTGATGGTTCGACGGGAGCTGGGTTTCTGATTCCGCTGACCAAATGCTGGAACAGCCATGATCGTCACCTCACCGATTCCTCTGGGGTTAGCCAAACAATCTCTGTTCGATACCGGCTCAATCTCCTATAATGTATGGAGTCCCCCTGTACAACATCCGGGCTTTTCCCAAGTGGCGAAGGAAATATGATGAACGACGATTATGGCGCTCTGATGGTGTACGATACGGGCCCCTCGACGCTCATCGGATTCAAATCATTGGAAATTGTCGATGACAATCAACTCGACAAATTCCGTGAACCGCTGCAACAATTGATCGATGAACACAAGACCGAATCATTGGTTGTCGATCTTTCAGGCGTCAAAAGTGTTTCCAGTGGTGTGTTGGGCTTCCTGTTTCACCTGCACCGTCAGGGCGTGAAAGTCAGCTTATACAACCCCTCGAGTCACATCCGCGAAGTGTTGCAAATCACGCAGTTAGGGAACTTGTTCCCCGAAGTCGACATGCCGCAGTCGTAGTGACCGCATCCCACAGCGAACCAAATCAACAGCAGCCGCCTGAAGTGTCAAGCACTTTCGGCGGCTGTTTTTTGCCGGTCAGATTGGTGTGCAGGGACGACGATGACTTCGCTGGCGTTGCAATAAACGTCCTGATCGCCCGGGCTTTTATTCATAAAGCCAATCAAGGCCTTCGCCAACCTGCGCCGATGCAGGCAAAAGCAATCGCGCCAGCCCCGATGCTCGAGAACCTATTTCTCAATGCCAAGTCAGTTTTGCGGGTGCCAAACCGCTGAGTGACTAAAGTAAAACACATGACTAGATGGAACAACGATCCATCTAGTCATGTGTTTGGTCAGTGGTGTCTGTCGAATGAGATAACGAACTTAGTTTTTAGTCGATGTACAAGAACTCGTTTGTGTTCAACAAGACGTGGCAGAAGTCGACAAGGGCTTGTTGCTCCACGTTTGTTCGAGACGGTTCTTGGAATGCCAATTTGTGCTGATTGGCATGATCGACGAGTGGCGTTTGACCATCGAAATTCCACACAGCTACGGCGGATTTGGCTGGTGATGCCGAGTTCACTGCCAGATTATTCTCCGGCAGAACGCCTGCAGATAGTCGCACAGAGTCGAGTAATCCGTCCCAACGATGGTGGTTCGTTTCTGCTCGACCACCAAGAATCAATGGTGCTGATGCCGTTGCAAGCGATACGACTTTATGAGCAACGTGTGCCATTTGCAGCGGGGCATCTGCAACGGAGAGATCTTTCAGATAGAACGTAATTCCCTGTTTGCCGGTTTCGCTCACATCGACGCTTGCCGCGACGTAATACGGCTTATTAAGTTCCGGCCGCAAATTGGAAGCGACAACCTCATACGTCATCTGTCCCTGTCCATTATGGCCGACAATTTGCAGGATGAGATTTCGCGGTTTGTACCCGCTGCGTGTGCTGGTCACGCCGAGCGACCACCCGGCGTGTTGCTTGGTGTTGTTCCAACGCGAGGCAATCGTGCGGACAGAAGCGTCCGCGTACAACGATCGCAACTGAATGACCGCCTCAATGGTGAAGTCCTGCGATGGGAACGATTTGGAAATGGCCGACGAATCGAAATGAACCAATCGACCTTGCTTTTCTGCAGGCCGCAGATCGAGAGCCGCACTCTCGCCATTGACTGTCTTGATTTTGCCAAGTCTGGCTTTCAGTTCGGATGAAGAATTCTTGGCTGCTTCAGCGGCCAGTCGACGTTGCGATTCCAGGAATGCTAACGCAGATTGCGTTTCCACCTCACGAGGCGACCGACCGAAAGTTAACTTGTATGCTCGTTCAATCGCTGTCGCCAGCCCTTTGGAACGGGCGATCTGCTCCAACTGTCCGGCCAGTTTGCGGGCTCGTTCGACGGTCCAATCACCGTTGATCAGAAGCAGTGCCTGCGTGGGCGTGGTCGTCACATTGCGATTAGGCGTACTCGTGATCCGCATCGCTCCGTCGAACGCCGCCAACAATGGGTCCGGCGAGTTTCGTTTGACTTGGGTATAGACGCTGCGGCGAGGACTCTTCCCCGAGACCGCGGAACCGCCCATCTTTTCGTCGAGTTCACCCGTGACGGCGAGAATCGCATCGCGGACTTGCTCCGCTTCCATGCGACGAACATTCTGACGCCAGAGAAATTTGTTCTCGGCGTCGATCATTTCGGCCGCTTCGGTATCGTCGGCGAAGGAACTTTGACGGTACGCCGCCGACATCACGATCCGACGATGCAACGGCTTGATCCGCCAACCATCTTCCAAGAAGCGTTTCGTGAGCCAGTCCAGCAATTCTGGATGCGTGGGCTTTTCGCCAAGATGGCCAAAATCACTCGCGGTCTCGACGATGCCTCGCCCGAAATGTTGTTGCCAGATTCGATTGACGATCACCCTTGTCGACAGCGGATTTTCGGGATCGGTAATCCATTTGGCCAACGCGGTCCGGCGTCCGGTGGACTCCAACTCCGCTGGTGGATTGATGTCCGGTTCCGCCGGATCAAGCACGGTCAGAAATGCCGGTTCGATCTCGCCCAGCTTTTTCTTGCCGGGAATCGTCACCGTGGGAGCTTCCGCCCCGACATCGGTCACCGTGATGGCTGCCGGCAGCGGTTTCGGTTTAATGTCGTCGAACTGAGCAAGTTGCTTCTCCAGTTCGGCTATCCGCTTTTTCTCTTCGTCCTTCAGCTTGGCTTCAGCTCGTTTCTCTTCAGTGATGACTTGCCGCAAGACGAGGTCGGCCAACTGCCGTTGCAATGGTGTCCACTCGCTTTCGGGACGTTTCATGAACTTGCGAATGTCCGGTGGGAATTTCTCAACCGCTCGCGCTTTGGCATTCCGCCGATAAGAAAAACGCAGCTGGTCCATTTCCTCTCGGATGGACGCCGTCTTGGCTTCCCAAACGGCGAGTTGCCGGTTGTATTCCTCACGTTCTTTCGCATCCGCAGCGGGCACATCATCGCGAGGCAAGACCGGAGCCAAGAAGGCTCGCAATGCGAAATAGTCTTTCTGCAAAATCGGGTCGAACTTGTGATCGTGACAGCGGGCACATCCCATTCCCATGCCCAGGAACACATCACCGGTAACGTCGGTCATATCGGTGACGATGACATCCCATTGCGTACGGCAGTCGCGTTGGTTGTATTCGTAAACCCAATGTCGCAGAAAACCGGTGGCAACCAGTGCGTCGGCGTCGCCGGGAGCGACTTCATCTCCCGCGAGTTGTTCGGTCACAAATTGATCGTAAGGTTTATCATCGTTGAACGAACGGATCACGTAATCCCGATATCGCCATGCATGGGGGCGATACGCGTCTTGGCGATATCCATCGGACTCCGCGTATCGGACCAAGTCGAGCCATTGCACAGCCGCTCGCTCACCGTAACGAGGACTTTCCAAAAGACTATCGACAAGCCGTTCATACGCGTCGGATGACGGATCATTCACGAACGCGGCGATTTCCTCCGGTGTTGGAGGCAGCCCGGTCAGATCCAATGTCACGCGGCGGATCAATGTTTCTCGATCCGCTTCCTTCGCGGGTGACAATTTGTGTTCTCGGAGTTTTCGCAGCACAAACCGATCGATATCCGTTCGGCACCATTCGTCATTTTCCAATTCGGGAACGGCGGGATCGGTGACTGGTTGGAACGCCCACCATTGCCGATCTTCTTCGGTGATTTTCTCAACGGGGCGTACGGGTTGGTCAGAAACACTGCCATGTCCGCCCGGCCACGGAGCGCCGAGTTCAACCCACTTGGTGAGCTTGGCGACTTCAGCGTCGTCGAGTCGTCCGCTTGGCGGCATCTCGTAAGAATCCCACCGAACTGCTTCGATGAGCATGCTCTCATCAGGTTTGCCCGGCACAACGCTCGGTGACCCCGACTCTCCGCCGACGAGCATCGAACCAATGCCGTCCAAACGCAGACCGCCTTTTTGCTTTTCTTCGCCGTGGCATTTGTAGCAGTTCTTCGCCAACAGCGGCCGGATTTCATTTTCGAAGAATTTGACTTCCTCGCGACTGGGCTCCTGAGGCTTCTCTTTGACCTCTGCCGCTGTAACAACGTGAGCAAACCACACGCAGACGATGAGACTCAGGGGGAACAGGCGAATGGAATTCATACGGTCTCCATCCTTCGACGGCGGGGAAATATTGGTAGGACGAATCATATTAGTGATTCTCAATCCTACCAGACGTCTGAAGATTGATCTACTACCTTTCGCCTTTTGGAAAGGAACGATCCCACAAAAAAAAGCCTCAGGGTTCACACCCTGAGGCTTTCCATGTTAAAATAAAAGGAGACGGCCGGAAGTATAGGCGCTCGCCCGGAAGAAGCACACACGCGGCTCAATCCGGCTACACTTCCGACCGATCTCCTGAGGAAGGTTGAGTTGTAATCACCCACACATGATTACAACCCTGGAGAGGAGAGTCGGTCCAGCTTAACGCTTCCGAAAGAGATGTATTGCAAGGGGTGTGCCAGTTCGGTTGGCACACCCCGAACTTTTTCTTAAGTCACTGTCTAGCAAGAAGATAAAATTTCTGGCTGATCATGCGCTTCGGCACCAAGCGCGCGATGTGTGCATGAGTCTTGGGCAATTCGTGCCTCGAAATCGCGCCATCGCTGGCGGGATGAGCATCCCCTGCGAATCGAAGGCGTCGACTGCCAATCAATTTCGCTCACCGCTTGTATAAACCGCGATCAACGGTCTTGCTCGATTGCCAGAGGAATCCTATGGTTTGAAGAGTCTGAGACGATAACTTCTGCTATTACGGTTATCGTTTCTGGAAGGATTCTCTGTCTTCAACGTTGTCACGGCTCATGAATCGCACTGGCAATCCACGCGAAATTATTGTTCTCGGCTCGGGTACGAGTGTTGGCGTTCCGGTGATTGGCTGCGAATGCAAGACCTGCATGTCCGACAACCCGCGGAACAACCGGATGCGATGCAGTATTGCCATCCCGGTCGGCGAACGTTGGGTGATCGTTGACACGCCGCCGGAAATTCGATTGCAGTTGGTGCGGGAAAGAATCCCGTTGGTGCACGCAACTTTGTTCACACACGCCCACGCGGATCACATTTTCGGTCTAGACGACTTGCGGATCTGCGGACACCGCATGGATGCCCCTGTGCCGTTGTACTGTGAGGAAGCCGTCGAGAAGGCTCTGCGGAAGTCGTATTACTACGCCTTTGGCAAAGAAGCCCCAATCAACCCGCACAAGTTCGCATTGCCTCGCCTGCGGTTTGAGCGAATCGGTTTAGAACCGTTCGAACTCTTCGGACAAGAAATTCGTCCACTGCGATTGATGCACGGTAAATTACCAGTGTTGGGGTTCCGAATCGGTGATGTCGCGTATTGCACCGACGTCAGTGAAATCCCCGAAGAAACGTGGCCACACTTGGAAGGCTTGGACACACTCATCCTCGACGCCCTCCGTCACGAACCGCACACCACGCACTTCAACGTCGAACAGGCGTTGGAAGTCGTCGAACGCTTGAAGCCCAAGCAAACCTTCTTCACGCACCTCGCGTGCATGCTCGAATACGAAGAAACCAATGCCGAACTGCCAGACAATGTGGAACTCGCGTACGATGGTTTGCGTGTGCCGTTTTAATTCTTGACGGTATCGTGCAGCGACTGATTCCACGGTCCGAGGGGCGTGATGGCGAAGAGGAAACGAAAAACACTTCCCAAGGATTTCGAAGCCCTCCTCGAGCGAGGAGATCTCGCCGAATTGCAAGCAATCTTCGAAAGCTGCGAACTCGATGCTCGTGGCGGCTACGACAAACGACCAGCGCTTGCGTTTGTCGATTGTCCCGACGAATTAGTCCGTTGGCTGGTCGCAGAGGGGGCGGACCTCAACGCCACGGACAAAAACGGCGATACTCCGCTGCATTCACGCCTTAATTACCGCCGGGGAAACGTGGGTGTGTTGCTCGAACTCGGAGCGGACCCCAACAAAGCCGAAAACCGTATGAGACCGCCGCTCTATGTCGCGGTCGAAAAGTATAATGTGACGAACGTCCGTGTCCTTCTGGAACATGGTGCTCATGTCGACGGCCCTGAGGAAGCGAAATTCACCCCGCTCGAAGCGGCGTTGGCTGGTCGATCCTACATCGAAGAGACGGTGGAAATCGCGGAATTGCTCCTTGAGGCCGGGGCCAAGAAGACGCCACGGATGGCCGAGTTTGTCGAGGAGATCGGCAAGCAATTCGAATTCCACCGGAGCAGATATAATCCCGAGTCCGTCGATGCCGCGAGTCAGGCTCTCGACAAGCTCTACGAGATTTTTGATGCCACACCGGCTCCTCGTCGGGAAATCCACGACGGCAAATCTCCGATCACAGTCCAATCAAAGACGTGGCAAAAACGATATGAGGAACTGTGGGAATTGCTTGTTCCCTCAAGTGGCCCCGCAGCTACGGTTCAAGGCGAGGTGATCCGCATCGCCGGACGGATCCGGCGTGAACTTGACGGAAACGGGGGGGTGAATTGGGACGCCGAATACAACAAGATGGCGGATGCGTTTCTCAAATGCATCGAACAAGGTCGCCCGCTATCGGCCGCGAAACTCAAAGACGCTGCAACGGTCGTCGCTGCGGCGAAACGCAAAAACGTCGACCCGACCCCCTTGGTTCAGCTGGCCGTTCGGTGGGTGTTGCAAAACCCCGATCCCATCGAACTGCCACCGACTCCCTACAAACGATAACACGATCGCAGAAGTTGCGTAGGCCGGAGTTCGGCACTGCTGCTGATGAGATCGTTCGGTTGAATGGCTGGGTCAATTCGCATCGTTGGCTGGCGGAACGAGGACGAGTTCTCGATACGGACCGACCGTGACGTGACCACTGCATACTACCGAAACCTCGTAGTGGTCTCGCTCTTTGTTCCGAACGAATTGAAGCAACCGCGCCACCACCTCGTCGATTTCGTACTGCTCTGGCATCGGATGCCATTTTCCACGGTCTCGGTAGTCGAGCAAAAGTTGGTTCCGATAGCGAACCACCTTGAAATCCATGGACCACCACGCGGATGAAACCTGATAGACTTGCGAGCGGCCATCACGGATCATGTCCTCGGCAACTGCAAACACACGCTGTCGCAATGCTTCCGCTTCCGGTTCGTCCCGCGTGATTGTGCTTTCGACGGCGTCCTCAACCCATTGCGCGAAGTCCGGGTGCCGAGAACGCCCATGTTCCGCCACCGCGATGCCGGTTTCCGGGCAGTGAATGCCAAACTTGGCGGCTAGCCAGTCTCGCAAATCGGCGGCAGAATCCGGGTTTGTCGGAGGTTGATTCAGGTTTGCAGCACCCAAATCATCGTAGCCGATTCCGAACAACATCAGGAAATCACGAATGTTGTTCGCCAGAACGACGGTCTTGTCGCCTTCGGAGCCGAGAGAAACCACGGGAGCTTTCGAAGTGTCTGGTCCGGCATACAACCACAGAGCCAAAGGCGACCCGGTGGAATCGGCACCAAACCCGGCGAGTTGGCACCAAGCGTCGGTGCCGTCACCAAACCAATGTTTCAGCGCGTTCCCTTCCGGCCGCAATTTCATCAAACCACTGATGGGGTAGCCGGTATCGTCGAGATAATCGCACAACTGACGCAGTTCCGCAGGCATCGTAACCCCCGGCGGAAATTCCGCTTCGATGTTGTCCGCTCGTCGCACGAGATACTCGCTTTCACCGAATTGCAACTCAGCGTTCGGGCTGAATTTCCAAGTCGCTCAGAACCGCACCCGTGTCGGATCGCAACGTGACCGTCGCGTCTTCGTCCTGCACGGTCTTGAGGAACCGCTTGGGCAGGCGGCACTGCATGATCATGCGGTTGTCTTCGTAGGTGGTGTCTTGGACGTCGGCGTGTTCGGCGAGGAAAGAGATTAAGCGACCGTTGCCAACATCGGCTTCGATTTGTGCATCGAGATAGCCGCCGCTGACACGTTCCGCGACCGTATTCCGAAGACGATCCAACCCTTCACCACTGCGAGCACTCACGCCGATCGCGTCTTGATGCTTACGGCGAAGCACGTCCACCAGGGAACGGTCTTCGATGGCGTCGACTTTGTTGAGCACGAGCAACACGTTCTCATGTTCGATGCCGATTTCATCGAGCACTTTGTAGACCGTGTCGATTTGCTCTTCGGCTTCTGGATGACTGGCGTCGACAACATGCAACAACAGTTGAGCTTGTCGAGCTTCTTCCAGCGTGGAACGGAACGACGCGACTAAATGGTGTGGCAGGTTCCGCACGAAACCGACGGTGTCACTCAACAACACTTCGCCAAGATTCGGGATGTCCCACTTCCGTGTGCGGGTGTCGAGCGTGGCGAAGAGTTTGTTCGCGACGTACACATCCGCCCCGGTCAGGGCATTCATCAGCGTACTTTTGCCGGCATTCGTGTAACCGACGAGCGACACCGTCATTTGGTCATGCCGATTCGCCACCAAGCGTTCGCGTCGGGCGTCGATCTCGCCGAGTTTGCGTTTCAGCTCGGACACACGTCGGTCGAGCAACCGACGGTCGGTTTCCAACTGCTTTTCCCCCGGTCCACGACCGGCACCGATGCCCCCGCCGATGCGTTCCAAGTGAGTCCACAATCGTTTTAGTCGTGGGCGGAAGTACAACAGCTGAGCCAACTCAACCTGCAATTTCGCTTCGTGAGTCCGCGCGGAATTGGCGAAGATGTCCAGAATGACTTCACTGCGGTCGACAATGACCGTCTTCAACGCCTCTTCCAAGTTGCGACCTTGCGCGGGCGTCAAGTTATTGTCGAAGACAACCAACTGAGCATCGGTCGCTTTGACCAAGGTGGCCAATTCTTCGACTTTCCCGGGGCCAAACGCGGTCGCTGGATGCTTTGTGTCGCGCGTTTGGGCGATTTCACCGACGACTCTCACGCCAGCGGTTTCAACCAGTCCGCGGATTTCTTCCAAGGCCCGTTCCTTCGGGACCGGGTCACTGGGGTCGAGGACAGCTGCCAAAACGGCGGTTTGATTTTCGACCCGAAGTTCTTCTCGTATAGGATTCGCCAAGTGATTCTCTACTAAATGAGGTCATAATCAGCCCGGCGGCATTCGCCTGGCATGTTAGAAAAGTTTGGGTTGGCCAAGTTCACGTCGGCAAGCCGACCATTGGGCCAGATGAAACGCGAGATGCGTCGTTAGAAGGTGAGCAATGATATGCTCGTTGGTTTTGAGAGGTGAATTCTTCAGAATTCCCACGTCATGCGGTGCGTTCAGATGCTCCGCAGAAGCAGACTGAGACAGTTCCCGTAACTCGGCATAGGCCGGAGCAACGGCGGTTAGACAATCGGTCGGGTCCACATGGGACAACTTCTCCGGCAGATCTTCTGAACGGGGTCCAAATAATGAAAGCCAAGCTTGATGACGGATTTCGCCGCCCAAGATTTGACATCCCATCTCCCCGACAATTGCCAAATGACCGGCAATCCAAATCGGCGAATGTCCATGACCGGAAAAACTCCGAGACATTTCGTCAGTCGGGAAATCGTTGGTGAGTTGCTCAAACATGCCGAGCAAGAAATGGTTCAGAACGATTTCATTGTCGAGCATGGGGACCCATATGACAAAGGAGTAAATAGCCTACTGTTAGTGTAGCGCTCACTCATCCGGGCATCAATAGGTTTCTTGGTAGAGGAATGATTCCGAAAAAAGGTTCGGTGGAAATTCAATAGTAACGGGACGTTGGGACGGTCACGCGAGTATTGCGTCTATCAAAGAAAGGAACCGAGACGATGCGGGAATCGTCTCGGTCCATTTGGGATTGGAGGCTGAAGAGCCTGATGTGAGGTGTGCAGCCTGTCTCCACAGGCCGGTGGGTCTGAGTCTCTCTCTTTCTCTCTCACTCGTGGTTCGAACAAAAAGCAGTGCGAGCTACTTTTTGTGAACTTCTGAGTCTCTCTGCCACGAACATATTGCAGACAGCGTGCCAGAAGTCCGAAAAACATGTCCAAAAGAAGCTGTTTTACTTGGGGTAATTTTACGCAAGTATTTTTGTAGTAACTTCTTGTGAATTTTCCTGGTGTGTTGTTTTCTCTTTTTGGGTTCCGAATCTCTTTTTGAGATTGTACTTTTTTCAACCAGATTGGTTGAAGATTTTGCAACAATGACAGTCAAATTGCACACCAAAGGTACAATATGACATCGACAAACAAACAGGATCATGGAAACGAACCGAGCAAGAATATCTTGCGCGGGCATTTGCCATTCGAGCACGAGACAACTTTATATGTGTTCGTCAGTGCGTTGGATGTCTTTATGACCTACATCCTGATGCGAACGGGAACGTTTCAGGAGGGAAACCCGGTGGCCCGCTATTTTTTTGACCGGTGGGGCATGAAGGGGATGATCTACTTCAAATTCGGCATGGTCGCATTTGTGCTCGTGTTGGCACAGATCATCGCCACGAAACGCCCGAAAGTCGCCGAATATCTGATCAAATTCGCCACGCTCGTGGTGGGAGGAGTTGTGGTGTACAGCTTCTATCTCTTCTTGCGGCATGTCCTGAAAGTGGTGTGATTCCAACTCCAATAGGTCACAACCTCTTTTTCTGCAGCTAGTTGTGTCAAGATGGAGCAGTCGCGGTCCCGTTTTCCAATCGGCGAAAACAGACCAAACACATGTCATCAGATTGCGGACGACCTTCGCAGAAGCGTTCGACATCCCCGATGATGCCCTGCACCAACTTCTCCGTGTTGGTCGGCCCCGATGAAATAAACTGACTCAGCAGTCGGGTATCATAGAGATTCTGGGCAGGATCCATCGCCTCGGTAATACCGTCGGTAAACAGGGAAACCGTTTCGTTGGGTTCGATCGGGATTGTTGTTTCGCGGAAGACCTGGTCCGGTTCGACGCCGAGCGGCATACCGGAAAATCCTTTGCCCACGCCTTCGACTTTGCCATCGGCACGACGAACCAACGGCAACATGTGCCCAGCATTGGCAATTGTGAGCGTATGAGCCACCGGGTCCAGAACGATCAGCACACAGGTGATGAATCGGAAACCCAGGCCGCTGGACGTGATTTCGGCGTTCAATCCCGTCATGGCTTCGGCCGGAGACGGGTGCATTAACAAGTGAAATCGTGCGGCGGAGTACAATCGCACCATTAGCAACGCTGCCGAAACGCCTTTGCCCGCGACATCGGCGATGGCAATGGCAACGCAATTGTTCGGCAACGGGATATAGTCGAAGTAATCGCCTCCCACACTTTGAGCTGGTTCGTAGTAGTCGGCAAATTCGTATCCTTCCAATGTCGGCCGATTGTTCGGCAGAAAACCGAACTGAATCCGTGTGGCGACTTCCAAATCGCGTTGGACCTCGCGTTGTTGCATCACTTGCTCGTGAAGTCGCGAGTTTTCCACAGCCAACGCGGCCTGCGATGCCATACTCGTGAGCAAATCCAAATCGTCTTGAACGAATTGTTCCTGAGTGATCTGAGTGACGATTTGAATGGCACCGAGGGGTTCGCCTTCTTGGGACATCAGCGGAACGCACATCATCGATTGAATCCGCAGACTGCGAACGCTTTCGCTGTGACTGAATTCCCGATCACTGATTGCATCGGCACTGAGGATTGCTTCGCCGGTCTCGATGGCCCGCTCGACCATCGTTCGGCTGTAGATCTCGTCGGATTCCTTGTGAGGCAGCGACGAGCGAGTAGCTTTCACTTGCAGGTTGTCGCTCGCAGGTTCCTTGAGGAGCACGATGCCGTAACTCGCGCGGGGGAATACCTTGAACAGGCCATCCAACATTTCCTTGAGCACATCATCGAGCCGGACGGCACGAGACAACGCTCGACTCATCTCCAAGACCGCACGCAATTTCGCTTCCGGTTTGACGCCCAACCGCAAATCTTGGCTGCTGCGAACGTCGAGTGTGCTGATGATCGACGAACTTTTTCCGGAGACGCTGTCATCTTCCTCAGGCTGTGAGGGGATTTCTACGGTTTGTCGTGCGGGATTGGAATGCACATCGGAATCGCTGGAAACGACTCGGCTGGCCAGGGTTGTGTCGTCTTTGACTGGCTGATCGCTGGTCGGCAAATCGGTGTGGAATCGAAACAGGATTCCGCAGACTTTGACTTCGTCACTATCGCGGAGTTCGGTACGCCCCTCGACCCGATCTCCGTTGAGATACGTGTAATTCCGACTTCGCAAATCCTCGAGATAGAAATGCCCATGCGTTTCGAGAACTTGGGCATGATGCCGGCTGACGGAGGCATCGTCGAGGATGACCTGACAATTAGGGTGTCGACCGAGAACGGTCCGTTCGCCGTGCAGTTCCAGGATCTGACCGGGAACGGCTCCTTTGACGACTTTGAGAAAAGCCACTGTGAATTCCGTCGTCTGAGTGGATCGTCGCGGAATCGCCAGGCTGCGAACGGAACCCGAAACGCGGTCTGACGGATGAATACCACGATTGATCTTAACGGCCATTTCCCGATTCGGTCAATCATGGTTGGGTTTCTTCTCGTATGGTTGCCCCGTTTTCCATGGGGTTTCACTAGGGCGTCGATGGGTTCTGCCGCGAACTGGGAAGTTGTCAAAAAAATGTCTTGACCCGTTTTGCGGACCGACTTATAGTCCCGCCCCTTTCAATCTATCGAGAGGGCTGGCTCGCCCAGCGGGACGTTGAATGCCGTCGTCAGGATGACACCGCAATCAACAGGACGAGCTTCGCCAAACTGACTCACTCTATGTTTCTTCATCGGATTCCAGGGAATGCCTAAGGCGGCCCTTTGGTCTCAATTGCGCGGTCTGTCGATCGCCACCGTTTTCGCTGCGCTTGCCCTCGCGGTTGCGGGAGGTCTGTGGCACAGTGGACTGCGTGGACAGACCGAACTGGAAACCGAATCCCAAAATTCGGAAGCGTCTCCGTTCCCGGAATTTGATTCGGCACCATCGCACTCAACTTCCCCAACGACCGACCGGTCGATTTCGGAAGTTGATTGGGACTGGACCCCAATGCCCAACCAAGCCGAAGCCGACAGCGAGCCGGCGGTTCAGGGCGGGTTTGAATTCTTAGAAGAAAACGATGCGATCGAACTGACCGCGGCAAATCCCGGTCTCGTTCCGCCACCAGCTCCGGACCCCGAAGCCGGTGAAGCAATCCCACCGGCTCCGTCGGTCGGAAACGGACCCGAAACGACACCGCGACGATCTTCCT
Encoded here:
- a CDS encoding SMI1/KNR4 family protein, which gives rise to MQFGESEYLVRRADNIEAEFPPGVTMPAELRQLCDYLDDTGYPISGLMKLRPEGNALKHWFGDGTDAWCQLAGFGADSTGSPLALWLYAGPDTSKAPVVSLGSEGDKTVVLANNIRDFLMLFGIGYDDLGAANLNQPPTNPDSAADLRDWLAAKFGIHCPETGIAVAEHGRSRHPDFAQWVEDAVESTITRDEPEAEALRQRVFAVAEDMIRDGRSQVYQVSSAWWSMDFKVVRYRNQLLLDYRDRGKWHPMPEQYEIDEVVARLLQFVRNKERDHYEVSVVCSGHVTVGPYRELVLVPPANDAN
- a CDS encoding ankyrin repeat domain-containing protein, whose amino-acid sequence is MAKRKRKTLPKDFEALLERGDLAELQAIFESCELDARGGYDKRPALAFVDCPDELVRWLVAEGADLNATDKNGDTPLHSRLNYRRGNVGVLLELGADPNKAENRMRPPLYVAVEKYNVTNVRVLLEHGAHVDGPEEAKFTPLEAALAGRSYIEETVEIAELLLEAGAKKTPRMAEFVEEIGKQFEFHRSRYNPESVDAASQALDKLYEIFDATPAPRREIHDGKSPITVQSKTWQKRYEELWELLVPSSGPAATVQGEVIRIAGRIRRELDGNGGVNWDAEYNKMADAFLKCIEQGRPLSAAKLKDAATVVAAAKRKNVDPTPLVQLAVRWVLQNPDPIELPPTPYKR
- a CDS encoding MBL fold metallo-hydrolase; its protein translation is MRCSIAIPVGERWVIVDTPPEIRLQLVRERIPLVHATLFTHAHADHIFGLDDLRICGHRMDAPVPLYCEEAVEKALRKSYYYAFGKEAPINPHKFALPRLRFERIGLEPFELFGQEIRPLRLMHGKLPVLGFRIGDVAYCTDVSEIPEETWPHLEGLDTLILDALRHEPHTTHFNVEQALEVVERLKPKQTFFTHLACMLEYEETNAELPDNVELAYDGLRVPF
- a CDS encoding DUF1553 domain-containing protein, whose translation is MNSIRLFPLSLIVCVWFAHVVTAAEVKEKPQEPSREEVKFFENEIRPLLAKNCYKCHGEEKQKGGLRLDGIGSMLVGGESGSPSVVPGKPDESMLIEAVRWDSYEMPPSGRLDDAEVAKLTKWVELGAPWPGGHGSVSDQPVRPVEKITEEDRQWWAFQPVTDPAVPELENDEWCRTDIDRFVLRKLREHKLSPAKEADRETLIRRVTLDLTGLPPTPEEIAAFVNDPSSDAYERLVDSLLESPRYGERAAVQWLDLVRYAESDGYRQDAYRPHAWRYRDYVIRSFNDDKPYDQFVTEQLAGDEVAPGDADALVATGFLRHWVYEYNQRDCRTQWDVIVTDMTDVTGDVFLGMGMGCARCHDHKFDPILQKDYFALRAFLAPVLPRDDVPAADAKEREEYNRQLAVWEAKTASIREEMDQLRFSYRRNAKARAVEKFPPDIRKFMKRPESEWTPLQRQLADLVLRQVITEEKRAEAKLKDEEKKRIAELEKQLAQFDDIKPKPLPAAITVTDVGAEAPTVTIPGKKKLGEIEPAFLTVLDPAEPDINPPAELESTGRRTALAKWITDPENPLSTRVIVNRIWQQHFGRGIVETASDFGHLGEKPTHPELLDWLTKRFLEDGWRIKPLHRRIVMSAAYRQSSFADDTEAAEMIDAENKFLWRQNVRRMEAEQVRDAILAVTGELDEKMGGSAVSGKSPRRSVYTQVKRNSPDPLLAAFDGAMRITSTPNRNVTTTPTQALLLINGDWTVERARKLAGQLEQIARSKGLATAIERAYKLTFGRSPREVETQSALAFLESQRRLAAEAAKNSSSELKARLGKIKTVNGESAALDLRPAEKQGRLVHFDSSAISKSFPSQDFTIEAVIQLRSLYADASVRTIASRWNNTKQHAGWSLGVTSTRSGYKPRNLILQIVGHNGQGQMTYEVVASNLRPELNKPYYVAASVDVSETGKQGITFYLKDLSVADAPLQMAHVAHKVVSLATASAPLILGGRAETNHHRWDGLLDSVRLSAGVLPENNLAVNSASPAKSAVAVWNFDGQTPLVDHANQHKLAFQEPSRTNVEQQALVDFCHVLLNTNEFLYID
- a CDS encoding STAS domain-containing protein; translation: MMNDDYGALMVYDTGPSTLIGFKSLEIVDDNQLDKFREPLQQLIDEHKTESLVVDLSGVKSVSSGVLGFLFHLHRQGVKVSLYNPSSHIREVLQITQLGNLFPEVDMPQS